In Candidatus Pelagibacter sp. HIMB1321, a single genomic region encodes these proteins:
- a CDS encoding MerR family transcriptional regulator: MTEKSTNAYKTIGEVVKILDLKSRTGQKTPTYTIRFWEKEFKQIKPKILNNNRRYYDQSSIDLLKKIKFLLKDQGMTINGVKKLLNSSNSKDLDEISNKTIRADNLKNKINKISNIIKQLKNLK; the protein is encoded by the coding sequence ATGACTGAAAAATCTACTAATGCCTATAAAACTATTGGTGAAGTCGTTAAGATATTAGATTTAAAAAGTAGAACAGGGCAAAAAACTCCCACTTACACAATCAGATTTTGGGAAAAAGAATTTAAACAAATTAAACCTAAAATTTTAAATAATAATAGAAGGTATTATGATCAATCCAGTATTGATTTACTCAAAAAGATAAAATTCTTACTGAAGGATCAAGGTATGACCATTAATGGTGTTAAAAAACTACTTAATTCAAGTAATTCTAAGGATCTTGACGAAATTTCAAATAAAACTATAAGAGCAGATAATTTAAAGAACAAAATTAACAAAATATCGAACATAATAAAACAACTTAAGAATTTAAAATAG
- a CDS encoding chorismate mutase has translation MSPKNKKKLDIIRKKLDQIDNQLLAIIKKRTLLVNEVVKLKENKSEIVDQKRITSILKNIKIKSIKKNIDPKITNRIWKNMIWSYIDYERKNFKKK, from the coding sequence ATGTCGCCAAAAAACAAAAAAAAATTAGATATAATTAGAAAGAAGTTGGATCAAATAGATAATCAACTACTTGCAATTATAAAAAAAAGAACTTTACTTGTTAATGAGGTTGTTAAACTTAAAGAAAATAAGAGTGAGATCGTTGATCAAAAAAGAATTACCTCTATACTTAAAAATATAAAAATTAAGTCAATAAAAAAAAATATAGATCCAAAAATCACCAATAGAATATGGAAAAATATGATTTGGTCTTATATTGATTACGAACGAAAAAACTTTAAAAAAAAGTAA
- the ribH gene encoding 6,7-dimethyl-8-ribityllumazine synthase, whose amino-acid sequence MKKILFVVANYYKDVSKGLIQSAKKKFSKNYILEIKEVPGVFEIPVLISKHIKRYDGFLALGCVIKGQTPHFDFISQATTNAIMDLSVSSKKPIGNGVITCLNMKQARARRKKGAEAADAVISVLSY is encoded by the coding sequence ATGAAAAAAATACTATTTGTAGTAGCAAATTACTATAAGGATGTTTCTAAAGGACTCATTCAATCTGCAAAAAAAAAATTTTCAAAAAATTATATTCTTGAAATCAAAGAAGTGCCAGGTGTTTTTGAAATACCTGTTTTAATATCTAAACATATAAAAAGATATGATGGATTTTTAGCTTTAGGATGTGTAATTAAAGGGCAAACACCACATTTTGATTTTATTTCTCAAGCAACCACAAATGCAATAATGGATTTATCAGTAAGTTCAAAAAAACCAATTGGCAATGGCGTAATTACTTGTTTGAATATGAAGCAAGCTAGAGCTAGAAGAAAAAAGGGTGCTGAAGCCGCCGATGCTGTTATTTCTGTTTTGAGCTATTAA
- a CDS encoding transcription antitermination factor NusB, translated as MKTHYSPKNNPRVIIIQKLYGKIFNEEENITFPKHRFKKFIKDIVLGSIERNELIKEEIDTKLGEEFSFKNLDKVFQIILTAATYEFLYKPNISKNIIIKEYLNSSNFFLENSQTKYLNALLDNIGKKLRSKNA; from the coding sequence ATGAAAACTCATTATAGTCCTAAAAATAATCCAAGAGTTATAATCATTCAAAAATTATATGGTAAAATTTTTAATGAAGAGGAAAATATTACCTTTCCCAAACACCGTTTTAAAAAATTTATTAAAGATATTGTTTTAGGATCGATAGAAAGAAATGAACTGATTAAAGAAGAAATAGATACCAAACTAGGTGAAGAATTTTCATTTAAAAATTTAGATAAAGTTTTTCAGATTATTTTAACTGCAGCTACCTATGAATTTTTATATAAACCAAATATTTCAAAAAATATTATTATTAAAGAATATTTAAACTCATCAAATTTTTTTTTAGAAAACTCTCAAACAAAATATTTAAACGCTTTACTAGATAATATTGGTAAAAAATTAAGATCTAAGAATGCATGA
- a CDS encoding sodium-translocating pyrophosphatase produces MSTSVETILLYTIGAGFLSIVYGFLTGKNILNSSAGNAKMQEIASAIQIGAKAYLARQYKTIAIVGVVVLVIVSFAFSPLVGLGYLIGATLSGIAGYVGMLVSVQANVRTTEASRKGLAQGLSVAFKSGAVTGMLVAGLALLAIAVYYYILLKFNVDEREIVNALVALGFGASLISIFARLGGGIFTKGADVGADLVGKVEAGIPEDDPRNPAVIADNVGDNVGDCAGMAADLFETYAVTIVATMVLSSIFFVGDINMMIYPLTIGGACILTSIVGTFFVRLGSTNNVMNALYKGFVVSAIASLAILYPVTDYVIGFSNEYTVNNKTFNGMDLYYCGVVGLVITGLLIWITEYYTGTNYRPVRSVASSSTTGHGTNVIQGLAISMEATAIPALIIVGGILLTNSVAGLYGIAIAVTTMLALAGMVVALDAYGPVTDNAGGIAEMSNLDKKVRKTTDALDAVGNTTKAVTKGYAIGSAGLGALVLFAAYTEDIKHFSKEAGSALEGIVVTFDLSNPYVVVGLLIGGMLPYLFGSMGMQAVGRAGGAVVVEVRRQFKKYPGIMKKKQKPDYAKLVDLLTIAAIKEMIIPSLLPVLSPVILYFIILSIGGQVAALAAVGAMLLGVIITGLFVAVSMTAGGGAWDNAKKYIEDGNHGGKGSEAHKAAVTGDTVGDPYKDTAGPAVNPMIKITNIVALLLLAVIAA; encoded by the coding sequence ATGAGCACATCTGTAGAAACTATACTTTTATATACAATAGGAGCTGGTTTTTTATCCATCGTTTATGGATTTTTAACTGGAAAAAATATTTTAAATTCGAGCGCTGGAAATGCCAAGATGCAAGAAATTGCTTCTGCAATTCAAATCGGTGCCAAAGCTTATTTAGCTAGACAATACAAAACTATTGCAATTGTTGGTGTAGTTGTTTTGGTAATTGTCAGTTTTGCATTTAGTCCACTAGTTGGTTTAGGTTATTTAATAGGTGCAACTTTATCAGGTATTGCAGGTTATGTTGGTATGTTGGTTTCAGTTCAAGCTAACGTTAGAACCACAGAAGCTTCTAGAAAAGGTCTTGCTCAGGGCTTATCTGTTGCTTTTAAATCAGGCGCTGTAACTGGCATGTTGGTTGCTGGTTTAGCTTTATTGGCTATTGCAGTTTACTATTATATTTTATTAAAATTTAATGTCGATGAGAGAGAAATTGTTAATGCTCTTGTTGCATTAGGATTTGGTGCTTCTTTGATTTCAATCTTTGCAAGACTAGGTGGTGGTATTTTTACTAAAGGTGCCGATGTTGGTGCTGATTTAGTTGGAAAAGTTGAAGCAGGAATTCCAGAAGATGACCCAAGAAACCCAGCTGTAATTGCTGATAATGTTGGGGATAACGTTGGTGATTGTGCAGGAATGGCTGCTGACTTGTTTGAAACTTATGCAGTAACTATTGTTGCTACTATGGTTTTATCTTCAATCTTTTTTGTTGGTGATATTAACATGATGATTTATCCATTAACAATTGGTGGTGCTTGTATATTGACATCTATTGTTGGAACATTTTTTGTTCGACTTGGTAGCACAAATAATGTGATGAATGCTTTATATAAAGGTTTTGTGGTTTCAGCTATTGCTTCACTTGCTATTCTTTATCCAGTAACAGATTATGTAATTGGTTTTAGCAATGAGTACACTGTAAATAATAAAACTTTTAATGGTATGGATTTATACTATTGTGGTGTTGTTGGTTTAGTAATAACTGGATTATTAATTTGGATTACAGAATACTACACTGGAACTAATTATCGTCCAGTGAGATCTGTAGCATCATCTTCTACAACAGGTCATGGAACAAATGTTATTCAAGGTTTAGCTATTTCTATGGAAGCAACTGCTATTCCAGCATTAATTATTGTTGGTGGAATTTTACTAACTAATTCTGTAGCTGGTTTATACGGAATTGCGATTGCAGTAACTACAATGCTTGCACTAGCAGGAATGGTGGTAGCTTTAGATGCTTATGGACCCGTTACTGATAATGCGGGTGGAATAGCAGAAATGTCAAATTTAGATAAAAAAGTAAGAAAAACTACTGATGCACTCGATGCTGTTGGAAATACTACTAAGGCTGTGACCAAAGGTTATGCTATAGGCTCTGCTGGTTTAGGAGCATTAGTTTTATTTGCTGCATATACAGAGGATATCAAACATTTTTCAAAAGAAGCAGGTTCAGCTTTAGAGGGTATTGTTGTAACTTTTGATTTGTCAAATCCGTATGTAGTTGTAGGTTTACTTATTGGAGGAATGCTTCCATATTTATTTGGCTCAATGGGAATGCAAGCTGTAGGAAGAGCAGGCGGAGCTGTAGTTGTTGAAGTTAGAAGACAGTTTAAAAAATATCCAGGTATAATGAAGAAAAAACAAAAACCTGATTATGCTAAACTTGTTGATTTATTAACTATTGCTGCAATTAAAGAAATGATTATTCCATCTTTATTGCCTGTTTTATCACCAGTAATTTTATACTTTATTATTCTATCTATTGGAGGACAAGTAGCTGCATTAGCTGCAGTAGGCGCAATGTTATTAGGTGTCATTATTACCGGTCTTTTTGTTGCTGTTTCAATGACAGCTGGAGGTGGAGCTTGGGATAATGCAAAAAAATATATTGAAGATGGCAATCATGGTGGAAAAGGTTCAGAGGCGCATAAAGCAGCTGTTACTGGAGATACAGTTGGCGATCCTTACAAAGATACCGCAGGTCCAGCTGTTAACCCTATGATCAAGATTACAAATATTGTAGCTTTGTTATTGTTAGCTGTTATCGCTGCTTAA
- a CDS encoding integration host factor subunit alpha, with translation MRINLTKKDLVNLIYMQIGFSKQISENLIDDFFQTIIQNLSKEKSLKLSKFGTFSIRQKKSRIGRNPKTKKEAMISERNVVLFKPSKEFKDFVNLKND, from the coding sequence ATGAGAATTAATTTAACTAAAAAAGATTTAGTTAATTTAATTTATATGCAAATTGGTTTTTCCAAACAAATTTCTGAAAATTTAATAGACGATTTTTTTCAAACAATTATTCAAAATTTATCTAAAGAAAAGTCATTAAAACTCTCTAAATTTGGTACATTTTCCATAAGACAAAAAAAATCAAGAATTGGTCGAAACCCAAAAACAAAAAAAGAAGCTATGATTTCAGAGAGAAATGTTGTTTTATTTAAACCATCAAAAGAATTTAAAGATTTTGTTAATCTTAAAAATGACTGA
- the rpmF gene encoding 50S ribosomal protein L32, with protein MAVPKRKQTPSRTGMRRAQNMKFSSKNIVEDKKSGEYRLSHHLDLKTGMYKGRQVLDPKD; from the coding sequence ATGGCAGTTCCTAAACGTAAACAAACACCATCAAGAACCGGTATGAGAAGAGCTCAAAATATGAAGTTCTCTTCAAAAAATATTGTTGAAGATAAAAAATCTGGTGAATATAGATTGTCTCACCATTTAGACCTTAAAACTGGAATGTATAAAGGTCGACAAGTTTTAGACCCAAAAGATTAG
- the bamE gene encoding outer membrane protein assembly factor BamE domain-containing protein, protein MYRYFLIIITLTILSNCSLKKAINHHGVHFLEKKQENLIVNTSNKNDVATVLGSPLTKSKFDNDLWIYIERKESNSGLLKLGKSQLIKNDVLIVEIDNYGILINKIFYNMDDMNDIKLVEATTNTEFKKNSFIYNFLSSMRQKINDPLGTRAKKRREIIKQR, encoded by the coding sequence ATGTATAGATATTTTCTAATTATAATTACATTAACTATCTTATCAAATTGTTCATTAAAGAAAGCAATAAATCATCATGGTGTACACTTTTTAGAAAAAAAACAAGAAAATCTAATAGTTAATACATCAAATAAAAATGATGTGGCTACAGTATTAGGTAGTCCTTTAACAAAAAGCAAATTTGATAATGATTTATGGATTTATATTGAAAGAAAAGAATCTAACTCAGGTTTATTAAAATTAGGAAAATCACAATTAATAAAAAATGATGTTTTAATAGTTGAAATTGACAATTATGGAATTTTAATAAATAAAATTTTTTACAACATGGATGACATGAATGACATCAAATTAGTAGAAGCTACAACAAATACGGAGTTCAAAAAAAACTCATTTATATATAATTTTCTATCTAGCATGAGACAAAAAATTAATGATCCTCTTGGTACGAGGGCCAAAAAAAGAAGAGAAATTATTAAGCAGCGATAA
- a CDS encoding 50S ribosomal protein L33: MAKKTHVKVRLVPEEKPDSAFFYYVKKPAGGEKAKVKLKAKKYNPVTRKHEVFVEKKLPPHSK; this comes from the coding sequence ATGGCTAAAAAAACCCACGTTAAAGTAAGACTGGTTCCAGAAGAAAAACCTGATAGTGCATTTTTTTATTATGTAAAAAAACCAGCTGGTGGTGAAAAAGCTAAAGTTAAATTAAAGGCAAAAAAGTATAATCCGGTAACTAGAAAACATGAAGTTTTTGTAGAAAAAAAACTTCCACCTCACAGTAAGTAA
- a CDS encoding ubiquinol-cytochrome C chaperone family protein, which translates to MSEYVNIYNNLISLTRNKKLYETLNRNDIFSDRLYFFLLHFAFFLKNFKSDENQKKLQEIYDFNFRQLELSIREIGYGDQSINKKMKDYINLFHGMLSDIHFWNALNNNKKIDLLKKYLSDYSDLKLIVDYFDNFNDNLSKNTLNFFLKSVIKP; encoded by the coding sequence ATGAGTGAATATGTAAACATTTATAATAATTTAATTAGTTTGACTAGAAATAAAAAACTATATGAAACTTTAAACAGAAATGATATTTTTTCAGATAGACTTTATTTTTTTCTATTACATTTCGCTTTTTTCTTGAAAAACTTTAAAAGTGATGAGAATCAAAAAAAGCTTCAAGAAATATATGACTTTAATTTCAGACAACTTGAACTAAGTATTAGAGAAATTGGTTATGGAGATCAATCAATTAACAAAAAAATGAAAGATTATATTAATTTATTTCATGGCATGCTTTCAGATATTCATTTTTGGAATGCTTTAAATAACAACAAAAAAATTGACTTACTAAAAAAATATCTTTCAGATTATAGTGATTTAAAGCTTATTGTTGATTATTTTGACAATTTTAATGACAATCTATCAAAAAACACTTTGAATTTTTTCTTAAAAAGTGTAATTAAACCTTAA
- the thiL gene encoding thiamine-phosphate kinase: MHEFDLIKNYFSKLTKNNKSALNLNDDVFFDKSKELVISVDTYNEGIHFPNFDNLSLVIKKILRASISDLICKGVKPKYYFMSGSGNKKSFSKNNLREIAKSLSEEQKKYDIQLCGGDTTFSNKLTFSITVIGFSKKIIFRNKAKINDDIYVTGNIGDSYIGLDIIKKRINLKKNQNSYFIDKYYKPDIQIKLAEELLKFSNTSIDISDGLFADLEKLINDQKASYKVRLNEVPISKPMSKLLHERKLKKIKTISNGDDYQILFTASKNKSRIIKAISKKLKIKITKIGKILSPSNKSSIIDEKGKILKVNNKGYLHHF, from the coding sequence ATGCATGAATTTGATTTAATTAAAAATTATTTTTCAAAATTAACAAAAAATAATAAATCTGCTTTAAATCTTAACGATGATGTCTTTTTTGACAAATCAAAAGAGTTAGTCATTTCTGTAGATACTTATAACGAAGGTATTCATTTTCCTAATTTTGATAATCTTTCATTAGTGATTAAAAAGATTTTAAGAGCATCAATTTCTGATCTTATTTGCAAAGGAGTAAAACCAAAATATTACTTTATGTCTGGATCTGGTAATAAAAAAAGTTTTTCCAAAAATAATTTAAGAGAAATTGCTAAATCTTTATCAGAAGAACAAAAAAAATATGATATTCAGCTTTGTGGTGGTGATACAACTTTTTCAAACAAGCTCACTTTTTCAATTACTGTAATTGGTTTTTCCAAAAAAATAATTTTTAGAAACAAAGCCAAAATAAATGATGATATCTACGTTACTGGAAACATTGGAGATAGTTATATTGGTTTAGACATTATCAAAAAAAGAATTAATTTAAAAAAAAATCAAAATAGCTATTTTATAGATAAATACTATAAACCTGACATTCAAATAAAATTAGCTGAAGAATTATTAAAATTTTCTAACACCTCAATTGATATTTCAGATGGTTTGTTTGCTGATCTAGAGAAATTAATTAATGATCAAAAAGCTAGCTATAAAGTACGTTTAAATGAAGTTCCAATTTCAAAGCCAATGAGTAAATTATTACACGAACGTAAACTCAAAAAAATTAAAACAATTTCCAATGGAGATGATTATCAAATTTTGTTTACGGCAAGTAAAAATAAATCAAGAATCATTAAAGCAATTTCTAAAAAACTTAAAATAAAGATAACAAAAATTGGTAAAATCTTATCACCTTCAAATAAATCATCAATTATTGACGAAAAAGGTAAGATTTTAAAGGTTAATAATAAAGGCTATCTTCATCATTTTTAA
- the plsX gene encoding phosphate acyltransferase PlsX: MSSVIKIAVDAMGGDNSPNKIIDGIVHHHASNQSTFYKIFGDEDKISKLLNNKISKNNFEIVNTLNKVSSEDSPLEAAKRGKDTSMWLAIESVKKKDCDIVISAGNTGALLVISKLNLKMINNIDKPALSALWPNKTGMSVVLDLGANIECSSKNLFDFSVMGASLYKSLYPQETPNVALLNIGSEELKGNETIKETYQLMNEKKSNDYKFCGYIEGNELMNGEVNVIVSDGFTGNVALKTAEGTANFITDELKKALSGSLIGKISSLLNISNLRKFKKRLDPRLYNGAIFIGLDSPVVKSHGGTDYIGFANSLDVCCRIVSGNLIEKIKRNI, from the coding sequence ATGTCGTCAGTTATAAAAATTGCAGTTGATGCAATGGGTGGTGATAATTCACCAAATAAAATTATTGATGGAATTGTTCATCACCATGCATCTAATCAATCTACTTTTTATAAAATATTTGGTGATGAAGATAAAATTTCAAAATTATTAAATAACAAAATTAGCAAAAACAATTTTGAAATTGTTAATACTTTAAATAAAGTTTCAAGTGAGGATAGTCCTTTAGAAGCAGCCAAACGAGGCAAAGATACAAGTATGTGGCTTGCAATTGAAAGTGTGAAGAAAAAAGATTGTGATATAGTTATTTCAGCCGGTAATACAGGTGCTTTGCTAGTCATATCAAAATTAAATCTTAAGATGATTAATAATATAGACAAACCCGCTTTATCTGCATTATGGCCAAATAAAACAGGCATGAGTGTTGTTTTAGATTTGGGTGCTAATATTGAATGTAGTTCGAAAAATTTGTTTGATTTTTCTGTAATGGGCGCCTCTTTATACAAATCTCTTTACCCACAAGAAACACCAAATGTAGCGTTGTTAAATATAGGCTCTGAAGAACTAAAAGGGAATGAAACAATTAAAGAAACGTATCAATTAATGAATGAAAAAAAATCTAATGATTACAAATTTTGTGGTTATATTGAGGGTAATGAATTAATGAATGGAGAAGTAAATGTCATTGTTTCAGATGGATTTACAGGAAATGTTGCTCTTAAAACTGCAGAAGGTACAGCGAACTTTATAACTGATGAACTTAAAAAAGCTTTGAGTGGTTCTTTAATTGGCAAAATTTCATCTTTGTTAAATATTTCAAATTTAAGAAAATTTAAAAAAAGATTGGATCCAAGACTATATAATGGTGCAATATTTATTGGTTTAGACTCACCTGTGGTTAAAAGTCATGGTGGAACTGACTATATAGGTTTTGCAAATTCCCTTGACGTGTGTTGTAGAATTGTTAGTGGAAATTTAATAGAAAAAATTAAAAGAAATATTTAA
- a CDS encoding O-acetylhomoserine aminocarboxypropyltransferase/cysteine synthase family protein, with product MSTKRNNPETIAIHGGDYRSDPSSNAVAVPIYRTTSYQFNSTEHAANLFALKEFGNIYTRIMNPTNDVLEKRIAALDGGLACLTVSSGQTASTFAILNVAQAGDNIVSSTDLYGGTVSLFTHTLSKLGIEVRYADPSDPKNFEKVIDEKTRAFYGETLPNPYLRVFPIKEVADIGKKYNIPLIVDNTAAPVICKPLEHGAAVVVYSLTKYIAGHGTVIGGALVDGGNFDWTIDPKRQPLYNEPDASYGGVVWGKAVPELTGANVSFAVRARVTLLRDLGSALSPDNAFGVIQGLETVALRMKQHCENAARVVEYLKKHKAVSKVIYATEHDEEISNRAKKYLQNGNGALVGIELAGGIEAGKKFIESLKMFYHVANIGDARSLAIHPATTTHSQLTDNELAAAGVTPGYVRLSIGIEHIDDIIEDLDQALDKSLKGNLKAVS from the coding sequence ATGAGTACTAAAAGAAATAACCCTGAAACAATAGCAATTCATGGAGGCGATTACAGAAGTGATCCTTCAAGCAATGCTGTAGCTGTCCCAATTTACAGAACTACATCATATCAATTTAATAGTACTGAACATGCAGCAAATTTGTTCGCACTTAAAGAATTTGGTAACATTTATACGAGGATAATGAATCCCACTAACGATGTTCTTGAAAAAAGAATTGCAGCTTTAGATGGTGGTTTAGCATGCTTAACAGTTTCATCAGGTCAAACTGCTTCTACTTTTGCAATTTTAAATGTAGCTCAAGCAGGAGATAATATTGTTAGTTCAACCGATCTCTATGGAGGTACTGTATCATTGTTTACACATACATTAAGTAAACTTGGTATAGAGGTTAGATATGCTGACCCCTCTGATCCAAAAAACTTTGAAAAAGTTATTGACGAAAAAACAAGAGCTTTTTATGGTGAAACTTTACCAAACCCTTATTTAAGAGTTTTTCCAATCAAAGAAGTTGCTGATATAGGTAAAAAATACAACATACCTTTAATTGTTGATAACACGGCAGCCCCGGTTATTTGTAAGCCTCTTGAACATGGTGCAGCAGTTGTTGTCTATTCACTGACCAAATATATAGCTGGTCATGGAACAGTTATTGGTGGAGCTTTGGTTGATGGTGGTAATTTTGATTGGACAATAGATCCTAAAAGACAGCCATTGTATAATGAGCCTGATGCTAGTTATGGAGGTGTAGTTTGGGGTAAAGCTGTACCTGAGTTAACTGGTGCAAATGTTTCTTTTGCTGTTAGAGCAAGAGTAACTTTATTAAGAGATCTAGGATCTGCACTATCCCCTGATAATGCTTTTGGTGTGATTCAAGGTCTGGAAACAGTTGCATTGAGAATGAAACAACATTGTGAGAATGCAGCAAGAGTTGTTGAGTATCTTAAAAAGCATAAAGCAGTTTCTAAAGTAATTTATGCAACTGAACATGATGAAGAAATCTCTAACAGAGCTAAAAAGTACCTTCAAAATGGAAATGGTGCCCTAGTAGGTATTGAGTTAGCTGGAGGTATAGAGGCTGGTAAAAAATTTATTGAGTCTCTTAAAATGTTTTATCATGTAGCAAATATTGGTGATGCAAGAAGCCTTGCAATACACCCTGCTACCACCACTCATAGTCAATTAACAGATAATGAGCTTGCTGCTGCTGGAGTTACACCTGGATATGTTAGATTATCAATAGGTATAGAGCATATTGATGATATTATTGAAGATTTAGATCAAGCTTTAGATAAATCATTAAAAGGTAATTTAAAAGCTGTTAGCTAA
- a CDS encoding COX15/CtaA family protein, giving the protein MIVNTDPFKRFIEIWLYTMFILIFLIVAVGGLTRLTDSGLSITEWELFKGVLPPLSDDKWIFYFDEYKKIPEYTEINYNMTLSEFKVIYYWEYGHRILARLIGLFSIVPLIYLFLKYKNERKNIYKYFLIFILICFQGFLGWFMVKSGLVNNTDVSHYRLALHLSVALLIISLVYWFLISNLNIKKFLFKIPNRVLNIFLILIVIQIIFGAFLAGLDGGLLYNTWPDMNGFVVPSDVSFKDLFSLDSTNNPSVIQFYHRKIAYVIFLFLIYFNYLFLKKGMDYKIFIILNLAILFQIALGIITLLSGVKISFASLHQLGSILVLTSVITLVYKNN; this is encoded by the coding sequence ATGATTGTAAACACGGATCCATTTAAAAGATTTATAGAAATTTGGCTATATACAATGTTTATTCTAATTTTCTTAATTGTAGCTGTTGGTGGGCTTACTCGATTAACTGATTCAGGTTTATCAATAACTGAGTGGGAGTTATTTAAAGGTGTCCTGCCTCCTTTATCTGATGACAAATGGATATTCTATTTCGACGAATACAAAAAAATACCTGAATATACCGAAATTAATTACAATATGACTTTATCTGAATTTAAAGTAATTTATTACTGGGAATATGGACATAGAATTTTAGCTAGACTAATTGGACTTTTTTCAATTGTACCACTTATCTACTTATTTCTTAAATATAAGAATGAGAGAAAAAATATTTATAAATATTTTTTAATTTTCATTTTAATTTGTTTTCAAGGTTTTTTGGGATGGTTTATGGTTAAAAGTGGACTTGTTAACAATACCGACGTTAGTCATTATCGTCTAGCATTACATTTGTCAGTAGCCTTATTGATCATTTCTTTAGTTTATTGGTTTTTAATTAGCAATCTTAATATTAAAAAATTTTTATTTAAAATACCTAATAGAGTTCTTAATATATTTTTAATTCTCATAGTGATTCAAATTATTTTTGGAGCATTTCTTGCAGGCCTAGATGGAGGTCTTTTATACAATACATGGCCAGACATGAATGGTTTTGTAGTGCCTAGTGATGTTAGTTTTAAAGATTTATTTTCACTAGATTCAACAAATAATCCTTCTGTAATACAATTTTATCATCGAAAAATTGCTTATGTAATTTTCTTATTTTTGATTTATTTTAATTATTTGTTTTTAAAAAAAGGAATGGATTATAAAATTTTCATTATTTTAAACTTAGCAATTTTATTTCAGATAGCTTTGGGAATTATAACTTTACTATCTGGTGTAAAAATTTCCTTTGCATCCTTACACCAGCTAGGTTCAATATTAGTTTTAACAAGCGTTATAACACTTGTTTATAAAAATAATTAG